One genomic window of Paeniglutamicibacter sp. Y32M11 includes the following:
- a CDS encoding NUDIX hydrolase: MVKPRNPSTGLLRRLFDLPPSQYDAAENWVSFGNRTPRTVRRASSVVLIRDSPKGVETYLGYRPGGSPLGSVAFPGGSLESVDDHDIPWYGPSLSEWSKRLGILDQRLVKAHIVCAIRELFEETGVLLAGTDELSVVENCDSEDWMAVREAVAGQDKTLADVLAKRGLGLRTDLLRPLSHWISPNFALRRFDTRYFAAALPVRQEPSLLRGKGVWASWKVASEVVAQRLSTTLGDEADAVDTRGLPLSKITTPAVEVILEKIASTRGTVAYLSVRRELKSYHPELVQADGKFFLDVTTTTAAEGGGLGRGR, translated from the coding sequence GTGGTGAAACCGCGGAACCCGTCCACGGGGCTGTTGCGTAGACTTTTTGACCTCCCGCCGAGCCAATATGATGCGGCGGAGAATTGGGTTTCCTTTGGAAATCGCACCCCGCGGACCGTGCGTCGCGCTTCTTCGGTGGTGCTGATCCGCGACTCGCCAAAAGGTGTTGAAACTTACCTCGGATATCGTCCCGGCGGTTCGCCGCTCGGGAGTGTCGCCTTTCCCGGTGGAAGCTTGGAAAGTGTGGATGATCACGACATCCCTTGGTACGGACCAAGCCTGAGCGAGTGGTCCAAGAGGTTGGGCATTCTTGACCAGCGCTTGGTCAAGGCGCACATTGTGTGCGCCATCCGGGAACTCTTCGAAGAAACGGGTGTCCTGCTAGCGGGAACCGACGAACTGTCCGTGGTGGAGAACTGCGACAGCGAGGACTGGATGGCGGTGCGCGAAGCGGTGGCCGGGCAGGACAAGACCCTGGCCGACGTGTTGGCCAAGCGCGGGCTGGGTCTACGTACCGATCTGTTGCGTCCGTTGTCGCACTGGATTTCCCCGAACTTCGCCCTGCGGCGTTTTGACACCCGCTATTTCGCGGCAGCACTACCGGTTCGTCAGGAACCAAGCTTGCTGCGGGGCAAAGGCGTCTGGGCTAGTTGGAAGGTAGCCAGCGAGGTCGTCGCACAACGCCTTTCAACAACGTTGGGCGACGAAGCGGACGCCGTCGACACTCGGGGCCTGCCGCTGAGCAAAATCACCACGCCAGCGGTGGAAGTCATTCTGGAAAAGATTGCCTCCACTCGCGGAACCGTGGCATACCTCTCCGTGCGCCGTGAGCTCAAGAGCTACCATCCTGAGCTGGTTCAGGCCGATGGAAAGTTCTTTTTGGACGTGACCACCACGACCGCTGCCGAAGGCGGCGGACTGGGACGCGGCCGCTAA
- the nth gene encoding endonuclease III — protein MHTEETPLGRKRRARKINRVLAETYPYAVPELDFTNAFELLVATVLSAQTTDVRVNAITPALFAAYPDPLSMSQAAPEALQELIRSTGFFRAKANSLLALSNRLVDVYDGVVPGRLEDLVTLAGVGRKTANVVLGNAFGVPGITVDTHFMRLSKRFGWSTESDPVKIEHEVATLFEPGDWTMLSHRVVFHGRRVCHARKPACGACPLTTLCPAYGEGETDEVKALKLLKYELAPGREELAAKMRAGATRAQLRAEGYGLEA, from the coding sequence ATGCACACGGAAGAAACCCCGCTGGGGCGTAAACGTCGGGCCCGGAAAATTAACCGGGTACTGGCCGAAACGTACCCCTATGCGGTGCCGGAGCTCGATTTCACCAACGCCTTCGAACTCTTGGTGGCCACGGTGCTCTCCGCCCAGACCACCGATGTGCGGGTCAACGCGATTACCCCGGCACTGTTTGCCGCGTACCCCGATCCGCTGTCCATGAGTCAGGCGGCACCGGAGGCCTTGCAGGAACTGATCCGGTCCACCGGTTTTTTCCGCGCCAAGGCCAACTCCCTGCTCGCGCTATCCAACCGCCTGGTTGACGTGTACGACGGGGTGGTCCCGGGACGGCTTGAGGACCTGGTGACCCTGGCCGGGGTCGGGCGCAAGACCGCCAACGTGGTGCTCGGTAACGCCTTTGGGGTTCCGGGCATCACCGTTGATACGCACTTCATGCGCCTGTCGAAGCGCTTTGGCTGGAGCACGGAAAGCGACCCGGTCAAGATCGAACATGAGGTAGCGACGCTCTTTGAGCCGGGGGACTGGACCATGCTCAGCCATCGCGTGGTCTTCCACGGCCGCCGTGTCTGTCATGCCCGCAAACCGGCCTGCGGCGCCTGCCCGCTGACCACACTCTGCCCGGCCTACGGGGAGGGCGAGACCGACGAGGTGAAGGCGCTTAAGCTGCTCAAATATGAGCTGGCACCGGGCCGCGAGGAGCTGGCCGCCAAGATGCGCGCCGGAGCCACACGAGCTCAATTGCGTGCGGAAGGATACGGGTTAGAAGCATGA
- a CDS encoding Crp/Fnr family transcriptional regulator, with product MDIEVLRRAPLFASLSDEVFSALTEELSEVDLSRGASVFREGDQGDQLYFIVSGKIKLGRTSSDGRENLIAVLGPGELFGEMALFDPSPRNATATAVSETRLAGLRHENLRKVIQTSPEVSVQLLQALASRLRRTNESLADLVFSDVPGRVAKALLDLADRFGRPATDGILVAHELTQEELAQLVGASRETVNKALAEFVQRGWLRLEARAVVILDIQRLRQRSR from the coding sequence ATGGACATCGAGGTATTGCGTCGGGCACCACTTTTCGCTTCATTGAGCGACGAGGTGTTCTCTGCACTGACTGAAGAACTATCCGAAGTAGATCTTTCCCGTGGTGCCTCCGTGTTCCGCGAGGGCGATCAGGGCGACCAGCTCTACTTCATTGTTTCGGGAAAGATCAAGCTGGGACGCACTTCCTCGGACGGTCGTGAGAATCTGATTGCCGTTCTCGGCCCGGGCGAGTTGTTCGGCGAAATGGCACTCTTCGATCCGAGCCCGCGTAACGCTACCGCCACCGCGGTTTCGGAAACGCGCCTGGCTGGCCTGCGCCACGAGAACCTGCGCAAAGTTATCCAGACCAGCCCGGAGGTTTCGGTGCAGCTGCTGCAGGCCTTGGCCTCGCGTCTTCGCCGCACCAACGAGTCGCTGGCCGACTTGGTCTTCTCGGATGTTCCGGGCCGTGTCGCCAAGGCACTTCTGGATTTGGCAGACCGCTTCGGTCGTCCCGCTACCGACGGCATCTTGGTTGCCCACGAACTGACCCAGGAAGAATTGGCTCAGTTGGTTGGTGCCTCACGCGAAACCGTGAACAAGGCTTTGGCCGAGTTCGTCCAGCGTGGTTGGTTGCGTCTGGAAGCACGCGCAGTCGTGATCTTGGATATTCAGCGCTTGCGTCAGCGTTCACGCTAA
- a CDS encoding bifunctional 3'-5' exonuclease/DNA polymerase, producing MQQFAVVATHSISQSDAEAEAATAVVSIVDGSGTALFPPVQVYGDTLATVVAELEAKKPRWVFDSVQGWYPQLLAAGVMIERVHDLSLARTILRNTPFAVPGAYLDSIRALPDPSTTAPAHLLPPARVAENQGELFGEPKNHSAALENVLAEFLAQRAAVPATERGHRLNLLLAAESAGALIGAEMTHAGVPWDVAEHHRLLGEALGPRVAVGVRPPKMEALAATLRLLLDAPGLNPDSPAELLKAMNRAGIAISNTRAWELTEIKHPVIEPLLAYKKIARLANANGYVWLDRWVDRGRFRPTYIVGGVVTGRWASNGGGALQIPHQVRSAVRADTGKVLVVADAAQLEPRILAALSRDDALAAAARGKDLYQGIADAGFGGDRAHAKVAMLGAMYGATSGESGRLLPKLKATYPRAVSLVEWAAAQGEAGAGVSSFLGRGTPPAPEAWLRAKTRTGSEAEARAVEAEGRARGRFTRNFIVQGTAAEWALCWMSELRRRLSASRAAGIDAGQLVFFLHDEIMLHVPADQGERVIALVHESAKAASELLFGTIPVDFPVTAVIVNSYDQAK from the coding sequence GTGCAGCAATTTGCGGTAGTGGCCACCCACTCCATCTCTCAGTCCGACGCCGAAGCCGAGGCAGCCACCGCGGTGGTGTCCATCGTGGACGGATCGGGCACCGCGTTGTTCCCCCCGGTTCAGGTCTACGGCGATACCCTGGCCACGGTGGTGGCAGAACTGGAGGCCAAAAAACCGCGCTGGGTCTTCGACTCGGTCCAGGGCTGGTACCCCCAGCTATTGGCCGCCGGCGTGATGATCGAACGCGTCCATGACCTCTCACTGGCCCGCACCATTTTGCGAAATACGCCCTTTGCCGTCCCCGGCGCCTACCTCGATTCGATTCGCGCGCTTCCGGATCCCTCCACCACCGCACCCGCCCACCTGTTGCCGCCGGCCCGGGTCGCGGAGAATCAGGGTGAGCTGTTCGGTGAACCCAAAAACCACAGTGCCGCGCTGGAAAATGTGCTCGCAGAATTTCTGGCTCAGCGCGCTGCCGTCCCGGCCACCGAGCGCGGTCATCGGCTGAACCTGCTGCTGGCCGCAGAGTCCGCCGGAGCACTGATCGGTGCGGAGATGACCCATGCGGGGGTGCCCTGGGATGTGGCCGAACACCATCGGCTGCTGGGCGAGGCGCTGGGCCCTCGGGTCGCTGTCGGGGTCCGTCCGCCGAAGATGGAGGCGTTGGCCGCAACCCTGCGTTTACTCCTTGATGCCCCGGGGCTCAACCCCGACTCCCCCGCGGAATTGCTTAAGGCCATGAACCGGGCCGGCATCGCGATCAGCAATACCCGGGCCTGGGAACTGACGGAGATCAAACACCCGGTCATCGAACCCTTGCTGGCCTACAAAAAGATCGCCCGGCTGGCCAACGCCAACGGTTATGTGTGGCTCGATCGTTGGGTGGATCGCGGGCGGTTCCGCCCCACCTACATTGTGGGCGGGGTGGTCACCGGGCGCTGGGCCTCCAATGGCGGCGGGGCACTGCAGATCCCTCATCAGGTCCGCTCGGCGGTGCGGGCCGATACGGGCAAGGTGCTGGTGGTCGCCGATGCCGCGCAGTTGGAGCCACGGATCTTGGCCGCGCTCTCGCGTGATGACGCGTTGGCTGCCGCCGCCCGCGGCAAGGATTTGTATCAGGGCATTGCCGACGCCGGCTTCGGCGGGGATCGGGCGCACGCCAAGGTGGCGATGCTCGGGGCCATGTACGGTGCCACCAGTGGCGAATCCGGACGGCTGTTGCCCAAGTTGAAGGCCACCTACCCGCGGGCCGTTTCCCTAGTGGAATGGGCAGCGGCCCAGGGTGAGGCCGGAGCCGGGGTGTCATCGTTCCTGGGTCGCGGCACCCCGCCGGCGCCGGAGGCCTGGCTGAGGGCCAAGACGCGCACCGGCTCGGAGGCCGAAGCGCGTGCGGTGGAGGCCGAGGGCCGGGCCCGTGGCCGCTTCACCCGCAACTTCATTGTGCAGGGCACCGCCGCCGAATGGGCGCTGTGCTGGATGAGTGAATTGCGCAGGCGCCTGTCGGCGAGCCGGGCGGCGGGCATTGATGCCGGCCAGCTGGTATTTTTCCTGCACGATGAGATCATGCTCCACGTCCCGGCGGACCAGGGTGAGAGAGTGATCGCGCTGGTGCACGAGTCGGCCAAGGCGGCCTCGGAGCTGCTCTTTGGCACCATTCCGGTGGATTTCCCGGTCACCGCCGTCATCGTGAATTCTTATGACCAGGCCAAGTAG
- a CDS encoding RidA family protein — protein sequence MQQETSSAVEARLADLGHTLPAVALPVAAYVPATITGNLVYTSGQLPFINGELTASGKVGAAVTAEAAAELAQVCALNALAAIKGVIGDLDRIVRVVKVVGFVSSDPSFTGQPAVINGASEFLGAVLGEKGVHARSAVGVAALPLDAPVEVELIVEFA from the coding sequence ATGCAACAAGAGACTTCCTCCGCAGTTGAGGCACGACTGGCCGACCTCGGCCACACCCTTCCGGCCGTCGCTCTTCCGGTGGCCGCCTACGTACCAGCGACGATCACCGGTAACCTCGTTTACACCTCGGGGCAGCTGCCATTTATTAATGGGGAACTCACAGCCAGCGGAAAGGTCGGTGCCGCAGTTACCGCTGAAGCAGCGGCCGAACTGGCACAGGTCTGTGCGCTGAACGCCCTGGCAGCCATCAAGGGTGTCATCGGCGACCTGGACCGCATCGTCCGCGTGGTCAAGGTTGTCGGCTTCGTTTCATCCGATCCGTCCTTCACCGGGCAGCCGGCCGTCATCAATGGAGCCTCAGAGTTCTTGGGCGCAGTCCTGGGCGAAAAGGGCGTACACGCCCGGTCGGCCGTCGGCGTGGCAGCACTGCCGTTGGACGCACCGGTTGAGGTCGAACTGATCGTTGAGTTTGCGTAA
- a CDS encoding CoA pyrophosphatase has product MSVRSELRAMIRAKAHLSGRGPEAATKMPSTWVFNPLDPTTAKHAAVLILFGRLDDVPAASGVKSVHEDLDVLFVTRADTLRKHAGQVAFPGGKVDPEDTDAIAAALREAQEETGLDPAGVEILGVLPDAELPITNFIVTPVIGWWHQTSEVFVVDTAESSTVFRAPVADLLDPANRVSSVIQRDGQRFCAPAFDVDGGFIWGFTGILLDRIFNDLGWTLPWDAQREVHIGVGGPHTP; this is encoded by the coding sequence ATGAGTGTACGCAGCGAATTACGCGCGATGATCCGGGCCAAGGCGCACCTGTCCGGGCGTGGTCCGGAAGCTGCCACCAAGATGCCCTCCACCTGGGTGTTTAACCCGCTGGATCCGACCACCGCGAAGCATGCGGCGGTGCTGATCCTCTTTGGCCGGCTGGATGATGTCCCGGCGGCCAGCGGGGTGAAGTCCGTTCACGAGGACCTCGATGTGCTCTTTGTGACCCGTGCCGACACGCTACGCAAACACGCCGGCCAGGTGGCCTTCCCCGGCGGCAAGGTGGACCCGGAGGATACGGACGCGATCGCCGCCGCCCTGCGCGAGGCCCAGGAAGAGACCGGGCTGGATCCGGCGGGCGTGGAAATTTTGGGGGTGCTGCCCGATGCGGAGCTGCCCATCACCAACTTCATCGTCACCCCGGTCATCGGCTGGTGGCACCAGACCTCGGAGGTATTTGTGGTGGACACCGCCGAATCCTCCACCGTTTTCCGCGCCCCGGTCGCCGACCTGCTGGATCCGGCCAACCGGGTCTCCTCGGTCATTCAACGCGACGGGCAGCGCTTTTGTGCCCCGGCCTTCGACGTGGACGGCGGCTTCATCTGGGGCTTTACCGGGATCTTGTTGGATCGGATCTTCAACGACCTGGGCTGGACCCTGCCCTGGGATGCTCAGCGCGAAGTGCATATCGGCGTTGGCGGGCCACACACGCCCTAG
- the acs gene encoding acetate--CoA ligase — protein MSETHTPALDNLSHETRSFAPSAEFVATSIAKPQQYEAAAADRLGYWANAARSVLTWDTDFTEVLDWSQAPVAKWFADGKVNAAYNALDRHVENGLGDRVAIHFEGEPGDTRTYTYAQLTTAVKQAANAFESLGVAKGDRVAVYLPMIPEAVITMLACARIGAIHSVVFGGFSADALRSRIDDAEAKLVVTADGTWRRGKPSALKPAVDEALDKEGHTVQNVLVVKRNGQDVVWNDSLDQWWSDVVDSAPTEHTAVGHESEHPLFVLYTSGTTGKPKGIIHTTGGYLTQAATTHRDTFDLHPETDVFWCTADIGWVTGHSYVTYAPLINGATQVMYEGTPDSPHQGRWWEIVAKYGVTILYTAPTAIRTFMKWGRSIPDSYDLSSLRVLGSVGESINPEAWMWYRDVIGSNNGANGERKEHPTPIVDTWWQTETGAHMIAPLPGVTVTKPGSAQTAVPGITVDVVDEMGQSVANGEGGFLVIRDPWPGMLRGIWGDMDRYKETYWSRFEGMYFAGDGAKKDEDGDIWLLGRVDDVMNVSGHRLSTTEIESSLVAHPYVAEAAVVGAKDETTGEAVVAFVILQIDPPEGEDVVATLRAHVGKDIGPIAKPRHILVVPELPKTRSGKIMRRLLKDVAEGREVGDATTLADNTVMTQIADSMRK, from the coding sequence GTGTCGGAAACCCACACCCCCGCGTTGGATAACCTCTCGCATGAAACGCGCTCGTTTGCCCCGAGCGCCGAATTCGTCGCAACCTCCATCGCCAAGCCGCAGCAATATGAGGCAGCCGCCGCCGACCGTCTGGGGTACTGGGCGAATGCCGCCCGCAGCGTCTTGACCTGGGACACCGACTTCACCGAGGTTCTGGACTGGTCACAGGCGCCCGTGGCCAAGTGGTTCGCCGACGGCAAGGTTAACGCCGCGTACAACGCACTTGACCGCCACGTGGAAAATGGACTCGGAGACCGGGTGGCCATCCACTTCGAGGGCGAACCGGGCGACACCCGCACCTACACCTACGCGCAACTCACCACGGCCGTGAAGCAGGCGGCCAACGCCTTTGAGTCCCTCGGCGTGGCCAAGGGCGACCGCGTCGCCGTCTACCTGCCGATGATCCCGGAGGCAGTGATCACCATGCTGGCCTGCGCCCGCATCGGCGCCATCCACTCGGTGGTCTTTGGTGGGTTCTCCGCCGACGCGCTGCGCAGCCGCATCGACGACGCCGAGGCCAAGCTCGTGGTCACCGCCGATGGCACCTGGCGCCGCGGTAAGCCCTCGGCGCTCAAGCCCGCCGTCGACGAGGCCCTGGACAAGGAAGGGCACACCGTCCAAAACGTGCTCGTGGTCAAGCGCAACGGCCAGGACGTCGTCTGGAACGATTCATTGGATCAGTGGTGGAGCGATGTAGTTGATTCGGCCCCCACCGAGCACACCGCCGTGGGCCACGAATCCGAACACCCGCTCTTTGTGCTCTACACCTCCGGCACCACCGGCAAGCCCAAGGGCATCATCCACACCACCGGCGGGTACCTGACCCAGGCCGCCACCACGCACCGCGATACCTTCGACCTGCACCCGGAGACCGACGTGTTCTGGTGCACCGCGGACATCGGCTGGGTCACCGGCCATTCCTACGTCACCTACGCCCCGTTGATCAACGGAGCCACCCAGGTCATGTACGAGGGCACCCCGGATTCCCCCCACCAGGGCCGCTGGTGGGAGATCGTGGCCAAGTACGGGGTGACCATCCTGTACACGGCCCCCACCGCCATCCGCACCTTCATGAAGTGGGGCCGGAGCATCCCGGATTCCTATGATCTGTCCTCGCTGCGTGTGCTGGGTTCGGTGGGCGAATCCATTAACCCCGAGGCCTGGATGTGGTACCGCGACGTCATCGGCTCCAATAACGGAGCCAATGGGGAACGCAAAGAGCACCCCACCCCGATTGTTGATACCTGGTGGCAGACCGAGACCGGCGCCCACATGATCGCCCCGCTGCCCGGCGTCACCGTCACCAAGCCCGGATCGGCACAAACCGCCGTCCCCGGCATCACCGTGGACGTGGTTGACGAAATGGGTCAGTCGGTAGCCAACGGCGAGGGCGGCTTCCTGGTCATCCGTGACCCCTGGCCGGGCATGCTCCGCGGCATCTGGGGCGACATGGACCGCTACAAGGAGACCTACTGGTCCCGTTTTGAGGGCATGTACTTCGCCGGCGACGGCGCCAAGAAGGACGAGGATGGGGACATCTGGCTGCTGGGCCGCGTGGATGACGTCATGAACGTCTCCGGCCACCGCCTGTCGACCACCGAGATCGAATCCTCGCTGGTGGCCCACCCGTATGTGGCAGAGGCAGCGGTGGTGGGAGCCAAGGACGAGACCACCGGCGAGGCAGTGGTCGCGTTCGTCATCTTGCAGATTGACCCACCGGAGGGCGAGGACGTGGTGGCAACGCTGCGCGCCCACGTGGGCAAGGACATCGGCCCTATCGCTAAGCCGCGACACATTTTGGTGGTTCCCGAGCTACCCAAGACGCGTTCGGGCAAGATCATGCGCCGACTTCTCAAGGATGTTGCCGAGGGCCGCGAGGTCGGGGATGCAACCACCTTGGCGGATAACACCGTCATGACGCAGATCGCCGATTCGATGCGCAAGTAG
- the aroQ gene encoding type II 3-dehydroquinate dehydratase has product MSEEKTKRILVLNGPNLNLLGTREPAVYGHESLKDVEELCRATATAAGFEVEFLQSNHEGVLIDAIHAARGTVSGIVFNPGAYTHTSIALADAISGVELPVIEVHISNVHRRESFRHHSYISPVAASVIVGAGTNGYSLAINQLAHLTR; this is encoded by the coding sequence ATGAGTGAAGAGAAAACCAAACGCATTCTCGTCCTGAATGGACCAAACCTGAACCTCTTGGGCACCCGGGAACCCGCCGTCTATGGGCACGAGTCCCTGAAAGACGTTGAAGAGCTCTGCCGGGCTACTGCCACTGCGGCGGGCTTCGAGGTCGAATTCCTGCAGTCAAATCATGAGGGTGTGCTCATCGATGCCATCCACGCGGCACGTGGCACGGTGAGCGGCATCGTCTTTAACCCCGGCGCCTACACCCACACGTCCATCGCCCTGGCCGATGCCATCTCCGGGGTCGAGCTGCCGGTCATCGAGGTCCACATCTCCAATGTGCACCGTCGCGAGTCATTCCGCCACCACTCGTACATCTCCCCCGTTGCCGCTTCGGTGATTGTGGGAGCCGGGACCAACGGGTATTCCTTAGCCATCAATCAGCTGGCTCACCTCACCCGCTAG
- a CDS encoding MarP family serine protease produces the protein MDLLLIISLISFLASGLRKGFFVTLGAIIGFLAGGIAAFYGIPLVATWVSNPGWRIFWIVAAAVAFILIGQGIGAAIGARIRLWLNFPVLKSFDRFLGGIANTVMAALVISAIALSAATMGVPLVSQQVADSKVLTTIQKLTPRPLTDFVTEARAQVMGQTIPELFEPFAPQVEVAVPQESELGTAVDAAAESVVKIIGTAYACGVNQSGSGFVFAPDRVLTNAHVVAGITEPSVTTQDGKVLSASVVYFDSVTDTAVLDVPGLGLDPLQRGSDLERGDTAAFLGFPGGGSFHARGAVIESLSTIAIQNIYGAEPSPLRIYQLAGDVEQGNSGGPLLDDQGQVVGMVFAKAKGDTEVGYALALEEINTAISQSTRAQDSVPTGACSPH, from the coding sequence TTGGATCTGTTGCTCATCATTTCATTGATCAGCTTTTTGGCCTCTGGCCTGCGTAAAGGCTTCTTTGTCACGCTAGGGGCCATCATTGGCTTCCTCGCTGGTGGTATAGCAGCCTTCTACGGAATTCCCCTCGTGGCAACCTGGGTCAGCAACCCCGGCTGGCGCATTTTCTGGATCGTCGCCGCGGCCGTGGCGTTTATTTTGATCGGCCAGGGAATTGGAGCGGCCATTGGTGCCAGAATCCGCTTATGGCTGAACTTCCCGGTGCTGAAGTCCTTTGATCGCTTCTTGGGTGGCATTGCCAATACCGTCATGGCGGCATTGGTTATCTCCGCCATCGCACTGTCGGCGGCGACCATGGGTGTGCCATTGGTATCCCAGCAGGTGGCGGACTCCAAGGTCCTGACCACGATCCAGAAATTGACGCCCCGCCCCCTCACCGACTTCGTGACAGAGGCTCGAGCCCAGGTCATGGGCCAAACCATTCCCGAGCTTTTTGAGCCCTTTGCACCGCAGGTGGAAGTCGCGGTACCGCAGGAGTCGGAACTCGGCACCGCGGTTGATGCGGCCGCCGAATCGGTGGTCAAGATCATCGGCACCGCTTATGCGTGCGGTGTGAACCAATCAGGTTCGGGTTTTGTCTTCGCACCGGACCGCGTCCTCACCAACGCGCACGTGGTGGCCGGAATTACCGAGCCCTCGGTGACCACACAAGACGGCAAAGTGCTCTCGGCCAGTGTCGTCTACTTCGATTCGGTAACCGATACTGCGGTCTTGGACGTCCCCGGTCTGGGCCTGGATCCGCTGCAGCGAGGTAGCGATCTAGAGCGCGGTGACACCGCTGCTTTCCTCGGATTCCCCGGTGGCGGTTCATTCCACGCCCGGGGTGCGGTGATTGAATCACTGAGCACCATCGCCATTCAAAACATCTATGGTGCCGAACCCTCGCCGTTACGTATCTACCAGCTGGCCGGTGATGTTGAACAGGGCAATTCCGGCGGTCCGCTGCTAGATGACCAGGGCCAAGTTGTTGGCATGGTGTTCGCCAAGGCCAAGGGCGATACCGAGGTCGGGTACGCCCTGGCACTCGAGGAAATTAACACGGCGATCAGCCAATCGACTCGTGCTCAGGACTCGGTTCCGACCGGGGCTTGCTCGCCCCACTAG